A single window of Ctenopharyngodon idella isolate HZGC_01 chromosome 24, HZGC01, whole genome shotgun sequence DNA harbors:
- the LOC127507795 gene encoding major histocompatibility complex class I-related gene protein-like, translating into MDKSFLLFLLLLPIAAPKGSHSLWLLATYIKGQTPFPEFSYVGMLDDVRIMYYNGETKTLIPRGNTTTEDDVFNPNVLLTISDYIQSSFIEKWAIATKNFNKTDGVLALQRLVVCELRDDGEPGQMITRDAFRGSTTDELLYVDKNFTYQGNLNVSTQVLNIHLEFSMRRHESFYQPFCIKTLKGYLEKRRTQIYRKVKPKVRLLKKELSSGFRVSCLATGFYPRHINLTLFRDRQPVSDQEITGGDLLPNGDGTYQMRKSLEISADKHKYTCSATHLSLDNKLDVTLEYDHGEPFKSVIPSVLMVLALMLVFGAAVAITAWKRRRADSIKSGYSTASTSEESVDTT; encoded by the exons ATGGACAAaagttttcttctttttctgctTTTGCTTCCAATAGCTGCTCCAAAAG GCTCTCACTCCTTATGGTTGCTTGCAACGTACATTAAAGGACAAACACCATTTCCTGAATTTAGCTATGTAGGGATGTTGGATGATGTCAGAATTATGTACTATAACGGCGAGACGAAGACTCTCATTCCCAGAGGAAATACAACAACTGAAGACGACGTGTTCAATCCAAATGTTCTCCTCACCATAAGTGACTACATACAGTCCTCTTTTATTGAAAAATGGGCAATAGCAACCAAAAACTTTAACAAAACTGATG GTGTTCTTGCCCTTCAGAGGCTGGTTGTGTGTGAACTGAGAGATGATGGTGAACCGGGACAAATGATCACACGGGATGCTTTCAGAGGCTCCACCACTGATGAGTTGCTATATGTTGACAAGAACTTCACATACCAGGGGAATTTAAACGTCTCAACCCAAGTGCTGAATATTCATCTTGAATTTAGCATGAGGCGTCATGAAAGTTTTTATCAGCCATTCTGCATCAAAACACTCAAGGGTTACCTTGAAAAAAGGAGGACTCAAATCTATAGAAAAG tgaaACCCAAAGTCAGGCTCCTCAAGAAAGAACTGTCTTCCGGGTTTCGTGTGAGTTGTTTGGCAACAGGATTTTACCCTCGTCACATCAACCTGACCCTGTTCAGAGATAGACAGCCTGTATCTGATCAGGAGATCACTGGAGGAGATCTGCTGCCCAATGGTGACGGGACGTACCAGATGAGGAAGAGTCTGGAGATCAGTGCagacaaacacaaatacacCTGCTCTGCCACACACCTCAGTCTGGACAACAAACTGGACGTCACTTTGG AGTATGATCACGGAGAACCATTTAAATCAGTGATTCCTTCAGTTCTGATGGTTTTGGCTCTGATGTTAGTGTTTGGAGCAGCAGTTGCTATAACTGCATGGAAAAGACGACGTGCAG ATTCAATTAAAAGTGGGTATTCTACTGCTTCTA catCTGAAGAAAGTGTGGACACAACATAG
- the LOC127507798 gene encoding major histocompatibility complex class I-related gene protein-like — MKAYSMYISNMNKIILPFLLLLPIAAPKGSHSLWVLATYIKGQTQFPEFSYVGMLDDIRIMYYNGETKTLIPRANTTTEYDVFDADVLLTISEYMKTSFVNRWLVATKNLNETDPVLALQRLVVCELRDDGEPGQMITRDAVRGSTTDELLYVDKNFTYQGNLNVPAQVLNIHLEFNMRRHESFYQPFCIKTLKGYLEKRKNQVNRKVKPKVRLLKKELSSGFRVSCLATGFYPRHINLTLFRDGQPVSDHEITGGDLLPNGDGTYQLRKSLEISAD, encoded by the exons ATGAAagcatacagtatgtatatcaGCAATATGAACAAAATTATTCTGCCTTTTCTGCTTTTACTTCCAATAGCTGCTCCAAAag GATCTCATTCTTTGTGGGTGCTTGCAACGTACATTAAAGGACAAACGCAGTTTCCTGAATTTAGCTATGTAGGGATGTTGGATGATATCAGAATTATGTACTATAACGGCGAGACGAAGACTCTCATTCCAAGAGCAAATACAACAACTGAATATGATGTGTTTGATGCAGATGTTCTCCTCACAATAAGTGAATACATGAAAACATCCTTTGTGAACAGATGGCTGGTAGcaacaaaaaacttaaatgaaactGATC CTGTTCTTGCCCTCCAGAGGCTGGTTGTGTGTGAACTGAGAGATGATGGTGAACCGGGACAAATGATCACACGGGATGCTGTCAGAGGCTCCACCACTGATGAGTTGCTATATGTTGACAAGAACTTCACATACCAGGGGAATTTAAATGTCCCGGCCCAAGTGCTGAATATTCATCTTGAATTTAACATGAGGCGTCATGAAAGTTTTTATCAGCCATTCTGCATCAAAACACTCAAGGGTTACcttgaaaaaaggaaaaatcaaGTCAATAGAAAAG TGAAACCCAAAGTCAGGCTCCTCAAGAAAGAACTGTCTTCTGGGTTTCGTGTGAGTTGTTTGGCGACAGGATTTTACCCTCGTCACATCAACCTGACCCTGTTCAGAGATGGACAGCCTGTATCTGATCATGAGATCACTGGAGGAGATCTGCTGCCCAATGGTGACGGGACGTACCAGCTGAGGAAGAGTCTGGAGATCAGTGCAGACTGA